A region of Streptomyces sp. NBC_01788 DNA encodes the following proteins:
- the hpf gene encoding ribosome hibernation-promoting factor, HPF/YfiA family — MDIVVKGRKTEVPERFRKHVAEKLNLEKIQKLDGKVISLDVEVSKEPNPRQADRCDRVEITLRSRGPVIRAEAAASDPYAALDLAAEKLGARLRKQHDKRFSRRGARRISAAEVPDHVPGAATLNGSGQTATEADAGQVPTKKVGSLEVQGDGPLVVREKTHVAAPMTLDQALYEMELVGHDFYLFVDSETKEPSVVYRRHAYDYGVIHLRTDTMVTQAPEAGGTLGG; from the coding sequence GTGGACATCGTCGTCAAGGGCCGCAAGACCGAGGTGCCCGAGCGGTTCCGCAAGCACGTGGCCGAGAAGCTGAACCTGGAGAAGATCCAGAAGCTCGATGGCAAGGTGATCAGCCTCGACGTCGAGGTGTCCAAGGAGCCCAACCCCCGACAGGCCGACCGCTGCGACCGGGTGGAGATCACCCTCCGCTCCCGCGGTCCGGTGATCCGGGCGGAGGCGGCGGCCAGCGATCCGTACGCCGCGCTCGACCTGGCGGCGGAGAAGCTCGGGGCCCGGCTGCGCAAGCAGCACGACAAGCGTTTCTCGCGGCGTGGCGCACGCCGGATCTCGGCCGCCGAGGTCCCCGACCACGTCCCCGGTGCGGCCACGCTGAACGGCAGCGGTCAGACCGCCACGGAAGCGGACGCGGGCCAGGTGCCCACCAAGAAGGTCGGCTCGCTGGAGGTGCAGGGGGACGGACCCCTCGTCGTGCGCGAGAAGACCCACGTCGCTGCCCCGATGACCCTCGACCAGGCCCTCTACGAGATGGAACTGGTCGGGCACGACTTCTATCTCTTCGTCGACTCCGAGACCAAGGAACCCAGCGTCGTCTACCGGCGGCATGCTTATGACTACGGAGTGATCCACCTCAGGACGGACACGATGGTCACTCAGGCGCCCGAGGCGGGCGGCACGCTGGGCGGTTGA
- the mtrA gene encoding two-component system response regulator MtrA, with the protein MMSFMKGRVLVVDDDTALAEMLGIVLRGEGFEPSFVADGDKALAAFREAKPDLVLLDLMLPGRDGIEVCRLIRAESGVPIVMLTAKSDTVDVVVGLESGADDYIVKPFKPKELVARIRARLRRSEEPAPEQLAIGDLVIDVAGHSVKRDGQSIALTPLEFDLLVALARKPWQVFTREVLLEQVWGYRHAADTRLVNVHVQRLRSKVEKDPEKPEIVVTVRGVGYKAGPS; encoded by the coding sequence ATGATGTCGTTTATGAAGGGACGAGTCCTTGTCGTCGACGACGACACCGCACTGGCCGAGATGCTCGGGATCGTGCTGCGTGGTGAAGGTTTCGAGCCGTCTTTCGTGGCCGACGGGGACAAGGCGCTGGCCGCCTTCCGTGAGGCCAAGCCTGATCTGGTCCTGCTCGACCTGATGCTGCCAGGCCGTGACGGCATCGAGGTGTGCCGCCTGATCAGGGCGGAGTCCGGGGTGCCGATCGTGATGCTGACGGCCAAGAGCGACACGGTGGACGTCGTCGTGGGCCTGGAGTCGGGCGCCGACGACTACATCGTGAAGCCGTTCAAGCCGAAGGAGCTCGTGGCCCGTATCCGGGCGCGGCTGCGCAGGTCGGAGGAGCCCGCGCCGGAGCAGCTCGCCATCGGCGACCTTGTCATCGACGTCGCGGGGCACTCCGTGAAGCGGGACGGGCAGTCGATCGCGCTGACGCCGCTGGAGTTCGACCTGCTGGTCGCGCTGGCCCGCAAGCCGTGGCAGGTGTTCACCCGAGAGGTGCTCCTGGAGCAGGTCTGGGGCTACCGGCACGCGGCCGACACCCGCCTGGTGAACGTCCACGTCCAGCGGCTGCGCTCCAAGGTCGAGAAGGACCCGGAGAAGCCGGAGATCGTGGTGACCGTCCGCGGTGTCGGTTACAAGGCCGGACCGAGCTGA
- the mtrB gene encoding MtrAB system histidine kinase MtrB, producing MPEDSAASAPGSTGTRAGRPVGRTTAGSRWGRLLEGGLLHGGVQGSPVLRLFLRWVRRPLLPVMRVWRRNIQLRVVATTLLMSMGVVLLLGFVVIGQVRNGLLDAKVKASQSQAAGGFAVAKQRADEAATGTGDDASAADGHSSQNVIQWMSDLVSSLSSGGQGAFDVVTLPAGDDSGGGRGPRASGGVDWTASVPEELRARINSSMVAAQSYARIVYQGGDKGSQPALVIGKQVNDPNGDPYQLYYLFPLTQEEKSLSLVKGTLATAGLFVVVLLGAIAWLVVRQVVTPVRMAAGIAERLSAGRLQERMKVTGEDDIARLGEAFNKMAQNLQLKIQQLEELSRMQRRFVSDVSHELRTPLTTVRMAADVIHEARVDFDPVTARSAELLADQLDRFESLLADLLEISRFDAGAAALEAEPIDLREVVHRVVGGAEPLAERKGTRIRVVGDQQPVVAEADARRVERILRNLVVNAVEHGEGRDVVVKLGAAGGAVAVAVRDYGVGLKPGEATRVFSRFWRADPARARTTGGTGLGLSIALEDARLHGGWLQAWGEPGGGSQFRLTLPRTADEPLRGSPVPLEPKDSRRNRGLDDAGLPSGKRATVPAQATGERTASPRDPIASRPAVAPTADPTALPGNGARVVPRPASGERRREAASAVEAADDGSADLAVAEKAEPLDVTQQGEAFRGR from the coding sequence GTGCCGGAGGACAGCGCCGCTTCGGCGCCCGGGAGTACCGGGACCCGCGCGGGGCGGCCTGTCGGCCGGACGACCGCCGGTTCCCGCTGGGGACGCCTCCTGGAGGGCGGGCTGCTGCACGGCGGCGTCCAGGGCAGTCCCGTCCTGCGTCTCTTCCTGCGCTGGGTGCGCCGGCCGCTGCTGCCCGTGATGCGGGTGTGGCGGCGCAACATCCAGCTCAGGGTTGTCGCCACCACTCTGCTGATGTCGATGGGCGTGGTCCTGCTGCTCGGTTTCGTCGTCATCGGGCAGGTGCGCAACGGACTGCTCGACGCCAAGGTGAAGGCCTCGCAGAGCCAGGCCGCCGGCGGTTTCGCGGTGGCCAAGCAGCGGGCCGACGAGGCGGCGACCGGCACCGGCGACGACGCCTCCGCCGCGGACGGCCACTCCTCGCAGAACGTCATCCAGTGGATGAGCGATCTGGTGTCGTCGCTGTCCAGCGGCGGTCAGGGCGCCTTCGACGTGGTCACGCTGCCCGCCGGCGACGACAGCGGGGGCGGGCGCGGACCGCGCGCCTCCGGCGGTGTGGATTGGACGGCGAGTGTTCCGGAGGAGCTGCGCGCCCGCATCAACAGCAGCATGGTGGCCGCGCAGAGCTACGCCCGCATCGTCTACCAGGGCGGCGACAAGGGATCCCAGCCCGCGCTGGTCATCGGCAAGCAGGTCAACGACCCCAACGGCGATCCGTACCAGCTGTACTACCTCTTCCCGCTCACCCAGGAGGAGAAGTCGCTGAGCCTGGTCAAGGGCACGCTGGCGACGGCCGGACTCTTTGTCGTCGTACTCCTCGGAGCCATCGCCTGGCTGGTGGTGCGGCAGGTCGTCACGCCGGTGCGGATGGCGGCCGGGATCGCCGAGCGGCTGTCGGCCGGGCGGCTTCAGGAGCGCATGAAGGTCACCGGTGAGGACGACATCGCGCGTCTCGGCGAGGCCTTCAACAAGATGGCGCAGAACCTCCAGCTGAAGATCCAGCAGCTGGAGGAACTGTCGCGTATGCAGCGCCGGTTCGTCTCCGACGTCTCGCACGAACTGCGCACGCCGCTGACGACCGTGCGGATGGCCGCCGACGTCATCCACGAGGCGCGCGTGGACTTCGACCCGGTCACCGCCCGCTCGGCGGAACTGCTCGCCGACCAGCTCGACCGGTTCGAGTCGCTGCTCGCGGACCTGCTGGAGATCAGCCGCTTCGACGCGGGCGCGGCGGCGCTGGAGGCCGAGCCGATCGACCTCAGGGAGGTCGTGCACCGGGTCGTCGGAGGCGCGGAGCCGCTCGCCGAGCGCAAGGGCACGCGGATACGGGTCGTCGGCGACCAGCAGCCCGTCGTGGCGGAGGCCGACGCCCGGCGGGTGGAGCGCATCCTGCGCAACCTGGTCGTCAACGCGGTGGAGCACGGCGAGGGCAGGGACGTCGTCGTCAAGCTCGGCGCGGCGGGCGGAGCGGTCGCGGTCGCGGTGCGCGACTACGGCGTCGGGCTCAAGCCGGGCGAGGCGACCCGGGTGTTCAGCCGCTTCTGGCGGGCGGATCCGGCGCGCGCCCGCACTACGGGCGGTACCGGTCTGGGGCTGTCGATCGCCTTGGAGGACGCCCGGCTGCACGGCGGCTGGCTTCAGGCGTGGGGTGAGCCGGGCGGCGGCTCGCAGTTCCGGCTGACGCTGCCCAGGACCGCGGACGAGCCGCTGCGGGGCTCGCCCGTCCCGCTGGAACCGAAGGACTCGCGCCGCAACCGCGGGCTCGACGACGCCGGTCTGCCGAGCGGGAAGCGTGCCACCGTGCCGGCGCAGGCGACGGGTGAGCGGACGGCGTCGCCGCGGGACCCGATCGCGTCCCGGCCGGCGGTGGCCCCGACGGCCGATCCGACGGCGCTGCCCGGCAACGGCGCGCGCGTGGTGCCCCGGCCGGCCTCGGGTGAGCGACGGCGGGAGGCGGCGTCCGCCGTGGAGGCGGCGGATGACGGGTCGGCGGACCTCGCGGTGGCTGAGAAGGCCGAGCCGCTGGACGTGACACAGCAAGGGGAGGCATTTCGTGGGCGCTGA
- a CDS encoding DUF4350 domain-containing protein, which produces MTTEAALPSTSVSPTGRQVWTRTRGILLALVLLLAAGVAIAAVQSGAQHGRLDPRSADPYGSRAVAALLADRGVSTRVVTTLDEARAAAGPDTTVLVALPDLLTDGQQSRLRQATDASGGRTVLVAPDFPSVSGLAPGVTAAHTPSFDTTLSPRCPLPAARRAGDADTGGGLRYTTTVKNAEACYPSGGLPTLLRIPQTTKGGDTVVLGAPDILYNNRLAKQGNASLALQLLGSRPHLVWYLPSLSDASAPDTGERGFFELLPSGWLWGTLQLFLAAALAALWRARRLGPLVPERLPVAIRASETVEGRARLYRKANARDRAATALRSTTRTRLAPLVGIPASQAHTPEALLPALSDHLHGEGQSLHDLLFGPPPGDDAALVTLADRLDALEREVRRP; this is translated from the coding sequence ATGACCACCGAGGCCGCGCTCCCGTCCACCTCGGTCTCGCCCACCGGCCGCCAGGTGTGGACCCGCACGCGCGGGATCCTGCTCGCCCTCGTCCTCCTCCTCGCCGCCGGCGTCGCGATCGCCGCGGTCCAGTCGGGCGCCCAGCACGGCCGCCTGGACCCCCGCTCCGCCGACCCCTACGGCAGCCGCGCCGTCGCCGCGCTCCTCGCCGACCGCGGCGTCTCCACACGCGTGGTCACCACCCTCGACGAGGCACGCGCGGCCGCCGGCCCCGACACCACCGTGCTGGTCGCCCTTCCCGACCTGCTGACGGACGGTCAGCAGTCCCGGCTCCGCCAGGCAACCGACGCCTCCGGCGGGCGCACTGTCCTCGTCGCCCCCGACTTTCCCTCCGTCAGTGGCCTGGCCCCCGGCGTCACCGCCGCTCACACGCCCAGCTTCGACACCACGCTCTCCCCGCGCTGCCCCCTGCCCGCAGCCCGCCGCGCAGGCGACGCGGACACCGGCGGCGGCCTCCGCTACACGACCACCGTCAAGAACGCCGAGGCCTGCTACCCGAGCGGCGGTCTGCCCACCCTGCTGCGCATCCCGCAGACCACCAAGGGCGGCGACACCGTCGTCCTCGGCGCCCCCGACATCCTCTACAACAACCGCCTCGCCAAGCAGGGCAACGCCTCGCTCGCCCTGCAACTCCTCGGCTCCCGCCCCCATCTGGTCTGGTACCTCCCCTCGCTCTCCGACGCCTCCGCCCCCGACACCGGCGAGCGCGGCTTCTTCGAGCTGCTCCCCTCGGGCTGGCTCTGGGGCACCCTGCAACTCTTCCTCGCCGCGGCCCTCGCCGCCCTGTGGCGGGCACGCCGGCTCGGCCCCCTCGTGCCCGAAAGACTCCCTGTGGCGATCCGCGCCTCCGAAACCGTCGAAGGCCGCGCCCGCCTCTACCGCAAGGCGAACGCCCGCGACCGCGCCGCCACCGCTCTTCGCTCCACCACACGCACCCGCCTGGCCCCCCTCGTCGGCATCCCCGCGTCCCAGGCGCACACGCCCGAGGCACTTCTCCCCGCCCTGTCCGACCACCTCCACGGCGAGGGACAGTCCCTGCACGACCTGCTCTTCGGCCCGCCGCCCGGCGACGACGCGGCCCTCGTCACCCTCGCCGACCGACTCGACGCCCTCGAAAGAGAGGTACGCCGTCCATGA
- a CDS encoding AAA family ATPase: protein MDPTTDNAGRTGDTDHARSSLEALRAEIAKAVVGQDPAVTGLVVALLCRGHVLLEGVPGVAKTLLVRTLAAALDIDTKRVQFTPDLMPSDVTGSLVYDARTAEFSFQPGPAFTNLLLADEINRTPPKTQSSLLEAMEERQVTVDGTPRPLPDPFLVVATQNPVEYEGTYPLPEAQLDRFLLKLTIPLPSRQDEIDVLTRHADGFNPRDLRAAGVRPVAGPADLDAARAAVARTTVSPEITAYVVDICRATRESPSLALGVSPRGATALLSTARAWAWLTGRDYVIPDDVKALALSTLRHRVQLRPEAEMEGVTADSVINAILAHVPVPR from the coding sequence ATGGACCCGACCACTGACAACGCCGGGCGCACCGGGGACACGGACCACGCCCGGTCCTCCCTGGAGGCCCTGCGCGCCGAGATCGCCAAGGCCGTGGTCGGCCAGGATCCCGCCGTGACCGGCCTCGTCGTCGCCCTGCTCTGCCGCGGACACGTCCTCCTCGAAGGAGTCCCCGGAGTGGCGAAGACCCTGCTCGTCCGCACGCTCGCCGCCGCGCTGGACATCGACACCAAGCGCGTCCAGTTCACCCCTGACCTGATGCCGAGCGACGTGACCGGCTCACTGGTCTACGACGCCCGCACCGCCGAGTTCTCCTTCCAGCCCGGCCCGGCCTTCACCAACCTCCTCCTCGCCGACGAGATCAACCGGACCCCGCCCAAGACCCAGTCGTCACTGCTGGAGGCCATGGAGGAACGCCAGGTCACCGTCGACGGCACCCCCCGCCCGCTCCCCGACCCCTTCCTGGTCGTCGCGACCCAGAACCCGGTCGAGTACGAGGGCACCTACCCGCTGCCCGAGGCCCAACTGGACCGCTTCCTGCTCAAGCTGACGATCCCGCTGCCCTCCCGCCAGGACGAGATCGACGTCCTCACCCGCCACGCCGACGGCTTCAACCCGCGCGACCTGCGCGCCGCCGGAGTGCGCCCGGTGGCCGGCCCCGCCGACCTCGACGCGGCCCGCGCCGCTGTCGCCCGGACCACGGTCTCCCCGGAGATCACGGCCTACGTCGTCGACATCTGCCGGGCCACCCGGGAATCCCCGTCCCTGGCCCTCGGCGTCTCCCCGCGCGGAGCGACGGCACTGCTGTCGACGGCCCGTGCCTGGGCCTGGCTGACCGGCCGCGACTACGTCATCCCCGACGACGTGAAGGCACTCGCTCTGTCCACCCTGCGCCACCGCGTACAGCTGCGCCCGGAGGCCGAGATGGAAGGCGTGACCGCCGATTCGGTGATCAACGCGATCCTCGCCCACGTCCCGGTCCCTCGCTGA
- a CDS encoding DUF4129 domain-containing protein, with protein MSLAGGVLTALPAFPRAVTGALRTALHAHAAVLAQSRSGAEPPVTVPRDPAREAAGRELSKPMYHEHDPGLLERALNAFWDWLGKLFGSALVATPGGGVGLVIVIVAVLAVLGALWWRLGTPRRGPTSSTTLFDDRPRSAAEHRAAAEAHAAQGHWNQAVQERMRAIVRSLEERALLDIRPGRTADEAAAEAGRALPAHAERLRAAARDFDDVTYGGRSGTEAAYQRIAELDRDLERTRPRLAVGTAAGSQGAGG; from the coding sequence GTGAGCCTGGCGGGGGGAGTTCTCACAGCACTGCCGGCGTTCCCACGCGCCGTGACCGGAGCCCTGCGGACCGCACTGCACGCCCACGCCGCGGTCCTGGCACAGTCGCGCTCCGGAGCCGAACCACCGGTGACCGTCCCACGCGACCCGGCGCGGGAGGCGGCCGGGCGCGAACTGTCCAAGCCGATGTACCACGAGCACGACCCGGGCCTGCTGGAACGCGCTCTGAACGCCTTCTGGGACTGGCTCGGCAAGCTGTTCGGCTCCGCCTTGGTCGCCACCCCGGGCGGGGGTGTCGGACTGGTCATCGTCATCGTGGCCGTCCTCGCCGTGCTCGGGGCACTGTGGTGGCGCCTGGGCACCCCGCGCCGCGGACCCACGTCCTCCACCACCCTGTTCGACGACCGCCCCCGCAGCGCCGCCGAACACCGCGCCGCCGCCGAGGCGCACGCCGCCCAGGGCCACTGGAACCAGGCCGTCCAGGAACGCATGCGCGCCATCGTCCGCTCCCTGGAGGAACGAGCCCTGCTCGACATACGCCCCGGCCGCACCGCCGACGAGGCCGCCGCCGAGGCCGGCCGCGCCCTCCCCGCGCACGCCGAACGGCTGCGCGCCGCCGCCCGGGACTTCGACGACGTCACATACGGCGGCCGCAGCGGGACCGAAGCGGCGTACCAGCGCATCGCCGAACTCGACCGCGACCTGGAACGCACCAGGCCCCGGCTCGCTGTCGGCACGGCCGCCGGCTCCCAGGGGGCCGGCGGATGA
- a CDS encoding LpqB family beta-propeller domain-containing protein: protein MGADRVGGVRRPVRAVVYAACGIVLLAGCASMPDRGDLRDVESTPRQDSQLQVFAMPPREDASPAEIVQGFLEALTSDDPQYATARQYLTGDASGDWRPERSTTVLAGGPDIQVDRVTERDSTDNYAFTLTGSKVARVDGEQSYTPMGGHYSQPVHLTRDKKSGQWRIDVLPQGVVMGQSDFQRNYMSVNKYYFASNTWADAAPSATAVADPVFVRRRVDAMTQVVRSLLSGPTKWLEPSVSSSFPAGTALRRGVTSLVPDDQNRLTVPLNEKASGVGREKCREMATQLLFTLQNLTPTVDAVTLQGADGSTLCSFESGRAETVATRGSVKRPDYLYFVDDKQRLVRIADTGTASGAEPVPGALGEGVQKLQSAAVSWDERTAAGVGSDGRSLFVSSLVAGSALDAPVLQSQSQGKAEDDRLTAPSWDARGDLWVADRDPARPRLWVLEQGGGEPLEVKVPGLKGRVDAVRVAADGVRIALVVKADNNSKSLLIGRIERDEKAGERPVVSVLGLRSAAPELEDVTAMSWAGDSRLVVAGREQGGVQTMRYVQVDGSTPEGPPPAALTGVQSIAAAEDDRLPLVASSSEDGIVRLPSGAQWQKVTKDGMAPVYPG, encoded by the coding sequence GTGGGCGCTGACCGCGTGGGGGGCGTGCGGCGGCCGGTGCGCGCGGTGGTGTACGCCGCTTGTGGGATCGTGCTGCTGGCGGGGTGCGCCTCGATGCCGGACCGCGGGGATCTGCGCGACGTGGAGTCCACCCCGCGCCAGGACAGCCAGTTGCAGGTGTTCGCCATGCCGCCCCGGGAGGACGCTTCGCCCGCGGAGATCGTGCAGGGCTTTCTGGAGGCGCTGACCAGCGACGATCCGCAGTATGCGACGGCGCGTCAGTATCTGACGGGGGACGCTTCGGGGGACTGGCGGCCGGAGCGGTCCACGACCGTGCTCGCGGGTGGCCCGGACATCCAGGTCGATCGCGTCACGGAACGCGACAGCACCGACAACTACGCGTTCACCCTGACCGGCAGCAAGGTGGCCCGGGTGGACGGGGAGCAGTCGTACACGCCGATGGGCGGCCACTACAGCCAGCCGGTTCATCTGACGCGGGACAAGAAGAGCGGGCAGTGGCGCATCGACGTGCTGCCGCAGGGCGTCGTCATGGGCCAGTCGGACTTCCAGCGCAACTACATGTCCGTCAACAAGTACTACTTCGCCTCGAACACCTGGGCGGACGCGGCGCCGTCGGCGACCGCCGTCGCCGATCCCGTCTTCGTACGGCGGCGCGTGGACGCGATGACGCAGGTGGTGCGCTCCCTGCTGAGCGGGCCCACGAAGTGGCTCGAACCGTCGGTCAGTTCGAGCTTCCCGGCCGGGACGGCGCTGCGCCGCGGCGTCACCTCGCTCGTGCCCGACGACCAGAACCGGCTGACGGTGCCGCTGAACGAGAAGGCCTCCGGGGTCGGGCGCGAGAAGTGCCGGGAGATGGCGACCCAACTGCTGTTCACGCTGCAGAACCTGACACCCACCGTGGACGCCGTCACGCTCCAGGGCGCCGACGGCAGCACCCTGTGCTCGTTCGAGTCGGGCCGGGCCGAGACCGTCGCCACGCGCGGGTCGGTGAAGCGGCCCGACTACCTGTACTTCGTCGACGACAAGCAGCGGCTGGTGCGGATCGCCGACACGGGTACGGCCTCGGGTGCCGAACCCGTGCCGGGGGCGCTGGGCGAGGGCGTCCAGAAGCTCCAGTCGGCGGCGGTGTCGTGGGACGAGCGCACCGCGGCGGGGGTCGGCTCCGACGGCAGGTCGCTGTTCGTGAGCTCGCTCGTGGCGGGTAGCGCCCTCGACGCGCCGGTGCTGCAGAGCCAGAGCCAGGGCAAGGCCGAGGACGACCGGCTGACGGCACCCAGCTGGGACGCGCGCGGCGACCTGTGGGTGGCCGACCGCGATCCCGCCCGGCCGCGGCTGTGGGTCCTGGAGCAGGGCGGCGGCGAGCCCCTCGAGGTGAAGGTCCCGGGTCTGAAGGGGCGCGTCGACGCGGTGCGGGTGGCCGCCGACGGGGTGCGGATCGCCCTGGTGGTCAAGGCGGACAACAACAGCAAGTCCCTGCTCATCGGGCGGATCGAACGCGACGAGAAGGCCGGGGAGCGGCCGGTCGTGTCGGTGCTCGGACTGCGTTCGGCGGCTCCCGAGCTGGAGGACGTCACCGCCATGTCGTGGGCCGGGGACAGCCGGCTCGTGGTGGCCGGGCGGGAGCAGGGGGGCGTGCAGACGATGCGGTACGTCCAGGTCGACGGCTCCACGCCGGAGGGCCCGCCGCCGGCCGCGCTCACGGGGGTGCAGTCGATCGCCGCGGCCGAGGACGACCGACTGCCGCTGGTGGCGTCCTCCTCGGAGGACGGGATCGTCCGGCTGCCGTCCGGGGCACAGTGGCAGAAGGTGACCAAGGACGGGATGGCGCCGGTCTATCCGGGCTGA
- the mtnA gene encoding S-methyl-5-thioribose-1-phosphate isomerase, with translation MADQYAQTREDDQAVGTSAIRWEEPPEGPVLVLLDQTRLPAEEVELVCTDAPALVEAIRSLAVRGAPVLGIAGAYGVALAAARGFDVDEAATALAAARPTAVNLSVGVRRARSAHQAALARTGDSRQAASAALAAARQLHQEDARASARMAEHGLALLDELLPGGGHRVLTHCNTGSLISGGEGTAFAVALAAHRAGRLRRLWVDETRPLLQGARLTAYEAARNDMAYTLLTDNAAGSLFAAGEVDAVLIGADRIAADGSVANKVGSYPLAVLARYHHVPFIVVAPVTTVDPATPDGGAIEVEQRPGYEVTEFIAPQVPVTGAGGGLPVAPLGTQAYNPAFDVTPPELVTAIVTEEGAVSPVTAKGLAELCARSRGTSTD, from the coding sequence ATGGCTGATCAGTACGCGCAGACCCGCGAGGACGACCAGGCGGTCGGAACCTCGGCGATCCGCTGGGAAGAGCCCCCCGAGGGGCCGGTGCTGGTCCTTCTCGACCAGACCAGGCTTCCCGCAGAGGAGGTCGAGCTGGTGTGTACGGACGCGCCCGCGCTGGTGGAGGCGATCCGGTCGCTGGCCGTGCGCGGAGCGCCGGTGCTCGGCATCGCCGGGGCGTACGGCGTCGCGCTCGCCGCCGCGCGCGGCTTCGACGTGGACGAGGCCGCGACCGCGCTGGCGGCCGCCCGGCCCACGGCCGTGAACCTCTCCGTCGGTGTGCGCCGGGCGCGGTCCGCCCATCAGGCGGCGCTCGCCAGGACCGGGGACTCCCGGCAGGCCGCCTCGGCGGCGCTCGCCGCGGCGCGGCAGCTGCACCAGGAGGACGCCCGGGCCAGTGCCCGGATGGCCGAGCACGGGCTGGCGCTGCTGGACGAGCTGCTGCCCGGCGGCGGGCACCGCGTCCTCACCCACTGCAACACCGGGTCGCTGATCTCGGGTGGGGAGGGCACGGCGTTCGCGGTGGCACTCGCGGCTCATCGCGCGGGACGGCTGCGGCGGCTGTGGGTGGACGAGACCCGGCCGTTGCTCCAGGGCGCCCGGCTGACGGCGTACGAGGCGGCCCGCAACGACATGGCGTACACGCTGCTCACCGACAACGCGGCGGGCTCGCTGTTCGCGGCCGGTGAGGTGGACGCGGTGCTGATCGGAGCGGACCGTATCGCCGCCGACGGCTCGGTGGCGAACAAGGTGGGCAGCTATCCGCTCGCGGTGCTCGCGCGCTACCACCACGTGCCGTTCATCGTGGTGGCCCCGGTGACGACGGTGGACCCGGCGACTCCGGACGGCGGGGCGATCGAGGTCGAGCAGCGACCGGGATACGAGGTGACCGAGTTCATCGCGCCCCAGGTGCCGGTGACGGGAGCCGGCGGCGGTCTCCCGGTCGCGCCGCTGGGCACCCAGGCCTACAACCCGGCGTTCGACGTGACCCCGCCTGAGCTGGTGACGGCGATCGTGACCGAGGAGGGCGCCGTCTCGCCGGTGACCGCCAAGGGCCTGGCCGAACTGTGCGCCAGGTCGCGGGGGACCTCCACCGACTGA
- a CDS encoding ComF family protein yields MHGWWQDLTDLMLPTDCGGCGRPRTVLCPRCRAALSHGAPRRVRPGPEPYGLPAVYAAARYADAARAALLAHKERGALALARPLGAALAGAVGAGLRAAGVGSAADGMAGRTGAGAGAAVLLVPVPSARRAVRARGHDPARRIALAAAGELRRSGTPARALPVLRQRRAVADQSGLSSRQRLENLAGALEAAVGGARLLLSGPVVLVDDVMTTGASLTEAARAVTTAVYTARVREGMRKRKPGSRQKEGNPMYCPPEMAGERGAGVVICAAVVAASPDSFGIERN; encoded by the coding sequence ATGCACGGGTGGTGGCAGGACCTCACCGACCTGATGCTGCCGACCGACTGCGGAGGCTGCGGCAGGCCCCGTACGGTGCTCTGCCCTCGGTGCCGTGCCGCCCTGAGCCACGGCGCACCACGCCGGGTGCGCCCGGGGCCGGAGCCGTACGGGCTTCCGGCGGTGTACGCGGCGGCGCGGTACGCGGACGCGGCGCGGGCGGCCCTGCTCGCCCACAAGGAGCGGGGCGCACTGGCTCTCGCCCGCCCGCTGGGCGCGGCGCTGGCGGGTGCGGTAGGGGCCGGGCTGCGCGCGGCCGGGGTGGGATCGGCGGCGGATGGAATGGCGGGGAGAACGGGAGCGGGTGCCGGGGCGGCCGTGCTGCTCGTCCCCGTGCCGTCCGCGCGGCGGGCGGTGCGGGCCCGGGGGCACGATCCCGCGCGGCGCATCGCGCTCGCGGCGGCCGGTGAGCTGCGCCGGTCCGGGACGCCGGCCCGGGCCCTGCCGGTGCTGCGGCAGCGGCGTGCCGTGGCGGACCAGTCGGGGCTGTCCTCCCGGCAGCGGCTGGAGAACCTCGCCGGCGCGCTGGAGGCGGCCGTGGGCGGTGCGCGGCTGCTGCTGAGCGGTCCGGTGGTGCTGGTCGACGACGTCATGACGACGGGTGCCTCGCTGACGGAGGCGGCGCGGGCGGTGACGACGGCCGTGTACACGGCGCGGGTCCGGGAAGGGATGAGGAAACGGAAGCCGGGATCACGGCAGAAGGAGGGGAACCCGATGTACTGCCCACCGGAAATGGCGGGAGAGCGGGGAGCCGGTGTGGTGATCTGCGCGGCGGTCGTCGCGGCCTCTCCGGATTCCTTCGGAATAGAACGGAACTGA